From the genome of Gracilinanus agilis isolate LMUSP501 chromosome 2, AgileGrace, whole genome shotgun sequence, one region includes:
- the CPNE6 gene encoding copine-6: MSESELEWVPEPPAMTLGASRVELRVSCHGLLDRDTLSKPHPCVLLKLYSDEQWMEMEHTEVIRSCSSPVFSRVLALEYFFEEKQPLQFHVFDAEDGATSPTNDTFLGSAECTLGQIVSQTKVTKPLLLKNGKNAGKSTITIVAEEVSGTNDYVQLTFRAQKLDNKDLFSKSDPFMEIYKTNGDQSDQLVWRTEVVKNNLSPSWEPFRLSLHSLCSCDIHRPLKFMIYDYDSNGKHDFIGEFTSTFNEMQEGTAGPGQEMQWDCINPKYRDKKKNYKNSGTVTLTQCTVEKVHTFLDYIMGGCQISFTVAIDFTASNGDPRSSQSLHCLSPRQPNHYLQALRAVGGICQDYDSDKRFPAFGFGARIPPNFEVSHDFAINFDPENAECEEISGVIDSYRRCLPQIQLYGPTNVAPIINRVAGPAQKEQSSGKATKYSVLLVLTDGVVTDMAETRTAIVRASRLPMSIIIVGVGNADFSDMRMLDGDDGTLRCPRGVPAARDIVQFVPFRDFKDAPPSALAKCVLAEVPKQVVEYYASQGIAPGAPRSCTPATTPSP, encoded by the exons ATGTCGGAATCTGAGCTTGAATGGGTGCCCGAGCCCCCAGCCATGACCCTAGGGGCCTCCAGAGTGGAACTTCGAGTGTCCTGCCATGGGCTTCTGGACCGAGACACCCTCAGCAAGCCCCACCCCTGCGTCTTGCTCAAGCTCTACTCTGATGAACAGTGGATGGAG ATGGAACACACAGAAGTAATAAGGTCTTGCTCCAGCCCGGTCTTCTCCcgagtgctggccctggaataTTTCTTTGAGGAAAAGCAACCACTGCAATTCCACGTCTTTGATGCTGAAGATGGTGCCACCAGCCCTACGAATGACACCTTCCTCGGCTCTGCTGAGTGCACCCTGGGCCAG ATTGTATCTCAGACCAAGGTCACCAAGCCACTACTGctaaagaatggaaagaatgctggcaAATCCACCATCACG ATCGTGGCAGAAGAGGTATCTGGCACCAATGACTATGTGCAGCTCACCTTCAGAGCCCAGAAGCTGGACAACAAG GATCTATTCAGCAAGTCGGACCCCTTCATGGAGATCTACAAAACCAATGGGGACCAGAGTGATCAGCTCGTCTGGAGGACTGAG GTGGTGAAGAATAACCTGAGTCCAAGCTGGGAACCCTTCCGCCTGTCCCTCCACTCTCTATGCAGCTGTGATATTCACCGACCTCTCAAA TTTATGATCTACGACTATGATTCAAATGGGAAGCATGACTTCATTGGAGAGTTCACTAGCACCTTCAACGAGATGCAGGAGGGCACCGCTGGGCCAGGGCAGGAG ATGCAATGGGACTGTATCAACCCCAAGTATCGGGACAAGAAGAAGAATTACAAGAATTCTGGGACAGTGACTCTGACTCAGTGCACG GTGGAGAAAGTGCACACTTTCCTGGACTACATCATGGGTGGCTGCCAGATCAGCTTCACG GTGGCTATTGATTTCACAGCCTCCAACGGGGACCCAAGGAGCAGCCAATCTTTACATTGCCTTAGCCCTCGCCAGCCCAACCACTATCTTCAAGCCCTTCGGGCAGTTGGGGGCATCTGCCAGGACTATGACAG TGACAAACGGTTCCCAGCATTTGGTTTTGGGGCCAGGATCCCCCCAAATTTTGAG GTATCCCATGACTTTGCCATCAACTTTGATCCTGAAAATGCTGAGTGTGAAG AGATCTCTGGGGTCATTGATTCCTACCGACGATGTCTACCCCAAATCCAGCTGTATGGCCCTACCAATGTGGCTCCCATCATTAACCGTGTAGCTGGTCCAGCCCAAAAGGAGCAAAGCAGCGGAAAGGCTACC AAATATTCAGTGCTGCTAGTACTGACAGATGGAGTGGTCACTGACATGGCAGAGACCAGGACAGCCATTGTCAGGGCTTCTCGTCTACCCATGTCCATTATCATTGTGGGTGTGGGGAATGCTGATTTTTCTGACATGAGAATGCTGGATGGGGATGACGGGACTCTCCGCTGCCCTCGTGGGGTCCCGGCTGCCCGGGACATTGTTCAGTTTGTGCCCTTTCGTGACTTCAAAGAT GCACCACCATCAGCACTAGCTAAATGTGTCCTAGCTGAGGTACCTAAGCAGGTGGTTGAATACTATGCCAGTCAAGGCATTGCTCCTGGAGCACCAAGATCCTGCACCCCAGCAACCACCCCAAGTCCATGA